One window of Nocardia sp. NBC_00508 genomic DNA carries:
- a CDS encoding type II toxin-antitoxin system Phd/YefM family antitoxin, translated as MSSLPARDLRNHTAEVLRRVEAGEEIEILKDNRPVAKIIPLPRRRQWMPASEVIRELLRLGPDTTGLRQELRETLTETTDDLPW; from the coding sequence ATGAGTTCGCTCCCAGCTCGCGACTTGCGGAATCACACCGCCGAGGTGCTGCGACGTGTCGAGGCCGGTGAGGAGATCGAAATCCTCAAGGACAACCGGCCGGTCGCGAAGATCATCCCACTGCCCCGGCGCCGACAGTGGATGCCCGCTTCGGAAGTCATCCGCGAACTGCTCCGCCTCGGCCCGGACACCACCGGCCTGCGGCAGGAGTTGCGTGAGACATTGACCGAAACGACGGACGACCTGCCGTGGTGA
- a CDS encoding type II toxin-antitoxin system VapC family toxin produces the protein MTTERALADTSIFIGLEADRFDPARFEGYEWGVSVITLGELRLGVLHATDPETSARRLSTYQLAQRFQPLEVDETVAECWALLVSRLRAAGRKVPINDSWIAATALAQGIPIVTQDGDYDAMPGLEVIKV, from the coding sequence GTGACCACCGAGCGCGCATTGGCGGACACGTCGATATTCATCGGTCTCGAGGCAGATCGATTCGATCCGGCCAGGTTCGAGGGATACGAATGGGGCGTCTCGGTAATCACTCTCGGTGAATTACGTCTCGGCGTCCTGCACGCCACCGACCCTGAGACATCGGCCCGCAGGTTGTCGACCTACCAGTTGGCACAGCGATTCCAGCCGCTGGAAGTGGACGAGACCGTCGCGGAATGTTGGGCGCTGCTGGTGTCCCGTCTACGGGCCGCCGGGCGCAAAGTCCCGATCAATGACAGCTGGATCGCGGCCACCGCCCTGGCACAGGGCATACCGATCGTGACTCAGGATGGCGACTACGACGCGATGCCGGGCCTCGAGGTGATCAAGGTGTGA
- a CDS encoding PaaI family thioesterase, with protein sequence MTAAQPLRSGTRTWGPRSATTPDIRGMSGREILQEALEGRFPDALILSALGFRLAQVGDGTVVFEGEPGDHLLDPMAGVHGGFVTTLLEAALGAAVMTRLPGGTRSTSVQIGIHVHRAVRTDTRTLRCEGTAIHVGPTTASAEARLVGVEDGDLYAHATATCAVLRMI encoded by the coding sequence ATGACAGCGGCCCAACCTCTTCGCTCCGGCACCCGCACCTGGGGGCCACGTTCCGCGACGACCCCCGACATCCGGGGCATGAGCGGCCGGGAGATCCTGCAGGAAGCGCTCGAAGGACGATTTCCGGATGCCCTGATCCTGAGCGCGCTCGGCTTCCGGCTGGCGCAGGTCGGCGATGGGACGGTGGTGTTCGAGGGCGAGCCCGGTGATCATCTGCTCGACCCGATGGCCGGGGTGCACGGCGGCTTCGTGACGACCCTGCTCGAAGCAGCCCTTGGTGCGGCGGTGATGACGAGGCTGCCCGGCGGGACGCGATCCACCTCGGTCCAGATCGGCATCCATGTGCACCGGGCCGTGCGCACCGACACGCGGACGCTGCGTTGTGAGGGCACCGCGATCCACGTCGGGCCCACCACCGCCAGCGCGGAAGCGCGCCTGGTCGGCGTCGAGGACGGCGACCTCTACGCGCACGCCACCGCGACGTGCGCGGTCCTGCGAATGATCTAG